A section of the Enterococcus montenegrensis genome encodes:
- a CDS encoding GntR family transcriptional regulator has product MLLEINTRSEIPIYQQLSEQIIMGIATGELAIGESLPTVRQLADELGVNTMTISKSYNQLKEAGYLITDRRKGSVVTLPQAYQETDKTDLKKRLAQLLAEAKIHQLKEVELQTFVADIWSNFPELEEKKD; this is encoded by the coding sequence ATGTTATTAGAGATCAACACACGTTCTGAAATTCCAATTTACCAGCAACTAAGCGAGCAAATAATTATGGGAATCGCAACTGGCGAACTTGCAATCGGTGAAAGTTTGCCAACGGTACGACAATTGGCAGACGAATTAGGCGTTAATACGATGACGATTTCAAAATCGTACAATCAATTAAAAGAAGCGGGCTATTTAATTACCGACCGCAGAAAAGGCTCCGTTGTGACTTTGCCGCAAGCTTACCAAGAGACAGACAAAACAGACTTAAAAAAACGATTGGCACAGCTATTAGCAGAAGCCAAAATTCACCAACTAAAAGAAGTGGAATTACAAACGTTTGTTGCTGATATCTGGTCGAATTTTCCAGAACTGGAGGAAAAAAAAGACTAG
- a CDS encoding siderophore ABC transporter substrate-binding protein — protein MKKTVLMVIATVMLVLAGCSNNSSADTKESTAAKDKSEVTIQDANGKITVPKAPKKVVVFDNSALDTMNVLGVGDKVVGAATDNLPDFLQDYKKVESAGGIKEPDLEKINALKPDLIIISGRQQDFQKDLEKIAPTIFFSTDNNDTWGSIQKQINAIAKIFDKEAKAKKEIALLQEKIDATHKKASTSGKALVLLANEGSISAYGKGSRFGIVHDTFGFKEADDKIKASTHGQNVSYEYVLEKNPAIIFVVDRTKAIGGDDSQNNVAANELVKQTDAGKNQKVISLDPSVWYLAGSGLESVKSMLENVNQAF, from the coding sequence ATGAAAAAAACAGTTTTAATGGTGATAGCAACGGTGATGTTGGTATTAGCCGGATGTAGTAATAATAGTAGTGCCGATACAAAAGAGTCAACGGCTGCAAAAGATAAGAGTGAAGTGACAATTCAAGATGCTAATGGCAAAATAACCGTGCCCAAAGCGCCAAAAAAAGTAGTCGTCTTTGACAATAGTGCTTTAGATACGATGAATGTTTTAGGTGTTGGCGATAAAGTAGTGGGTGCTGCAACAGATAACTTGCCTGATTTCTTACAAGACTATAAAAAAGTTGAATCTGCAGGTGGAATTAAAGAACCAGACCTGGAGAAAATTAACGCATTAAAGCCCGACTTAATTATTATTTCAGGGCGGCAACAAGATTTTCAAAAAGATTTAGAAAAAATTGCGCCCACAATTTTCTTTTCAACGGATAATAACGATACGTGGGGCTCGATTCAAAAACAAATAAACGCCATTGCTAAAATCTTCGATAAAGAAGCAAAAGCGAAAAAAGAAATTGCTTTGTTACAAGAAAAAATTGATGCCACACATAAAAAAGCCTCTACTAGTGGAAAGGCATTGGTATTATTAGCAAATGAAGGCAGTATCTCAGCTTATGGTAAAGGTTCTCGTTTTGGCATTGTCCATGATACCTTTGGCTTTAAAGAAGCTGATGATAAAATCAAAGCTTCAACCCATGGACAAAATGTTTCTTATGAATATGTATTGGAAAAAAATCCTGCAATTATCTTTGTCGTAGATCGCACGAAGGCAATTGGTGGGGATGATAGTCAAAATAACGTTGCCGCTAATGAATTAGTGAAACAAACAGATGCTGGCAAAAATCAAAAGGTTATTAGTTTAGATCCAAGCGTTTGGTATCTGGCAGGTTCAGGTTTAGAGTCTGTTAAAAGCATGCTTGAAAATGTCAATCAAGCCTTTTAA